Proteins co-encoded in one Sulfuricaulis limicola genomic window:
- a CDS encoding YeeE/YedE thiosulfate transporter family protein → MTEHKPREFFPPLAAGVGLGLTLMGMFLISGHGLGASGFFTNVLAWLGTLAAPDWTEMNSYLGNYLGATHPLNSWLSWELAGAAIGGLAGSLIAGRFRFKIERGPHTSAGARMGFAVGGGILSGFGASLAGGCTSSLGLSGGAVLAVASFVFLIAFFAAGLLVAAVAGRIWQ, encoded by the coding sequence GTGACTGAACATAAACCGCGGGAGTTTTTCCCGCCATTGGCCGCCGGCGTGGGGCTGGGTCTGACACTGATGGGGATGTTTCTGATCTCCGGGCACGGCCTCGGCGCGAGCGGCTTCTTCACCAATGTGCTGGCCTGGCTGGGAACTCTGGCGGCGCCCGACTGGACCGAGATGAATTCCTATCTCGGCAACTACCTGGGTGCGACGCATCCGCTGAACTCCTGGCTCAGCTGGGAACTCGCCGGCGCGGCCATTGGCGGCCTGGCGGGCAGCCTCATTGCGGGGCGCTTTCGCTTCAAGATCGAACGCGGACCGCACACAAGCGCGGGCGCGCGCATGGGGTTTGCCGTGGGCGGCGGCATACTTAGCGGCTTCGGCGCATCGCTCGCGGGTGGTTGCACCAGCAGCCTGGGCCTGTCGGGCGGCGCGGTGCTGGCGGTAGCGTCCTTCGTCTTTCTGATCGCATTTTTCGCCGCCGGACTGCTGGTAGCGGCCGTGGCAGGGAGGATCTGGCAATGA
- the arsB gene encoding ACR3 family arsenite efflux transporter, giving the protein MSAQCEVTGKRAAGNPMGAFERYLTLWVFACIAAGVALGHLFPGPFQAIGKMELARVNLPVALLIWLMIIPMLLKVDFGALREVRRHWKGVGVTLFINWGVKPFSMALLAWVFIRHAFAGWLPAEQLDSYVAGLILLAAAPCTAMVFVWSRLSRGEPNFTLTQVALNDTIMIFGFAPIVGLLLGLSAITVPWDTLLLSVVLYIVIPVVAAQAWRTQLLRRGGAAALERMLARLHAPSLAALLATLVLLFGFQGEQILAQPLVIALLAVPILIQVYFNSGLAYLLNRRFRVAHCVAGPSALIGASNFFELAVAAAISLFGFQSGAALATVVGVLIEVPVMLSVVKIVNASRGWYEARPGIPGYAECCPAIHIAR; this is encoded by the coding sequence ATGAGCGCGCAATGCGAAGTCACCGGCAAGCGTGCCGCGGGCAATCCCATGGGCGCGTTCGAGCGCTACCTGACGCTGTGGGTGTTCGCCTGCATCGCCGCGGGCGTGGCTCTCGGGCATCTGTTCCCGGGGCCGTTCCAGGCGATCGGCAAAATGGAACTGGCGCGCGTGAACCTGCCGGTGGCGCTGCTGATCTGGCTGATGATCATCCCGATGCTGCTCAAGGTGGACTTCGGCGCACTGCGCGAGGTGCGCCGTCACTGGAAGGGCGTGGGCGTGACGCTGTTCATCAACTGGGGCGTCAAGCCGTTCTCGATGGCGCTGCTCGCCTGGGTGTTCATCCGCCACGCCTTCGCCGGCTGGCTGCCGGCCGAGCAGCTCGATTCCTATGTCGCCGGCCTGATCCTGCTGGCGGCCGCGCCCTGCACCGCCATGGTGTTCGTGTGGAGCCGATTGTCCCGCGGCGAGCCGAATTTCACGCTCACGCAGGTGGCGCTGAATGACACGATCATGATTTTCGGCTTCGCGCCGATCGTGGGCCTGCTGCTGGGGCTGTCGGCGATCACGGTGCCATGGGACACCCTGCTGCTGTCGGTCGTACTATATATAGTCATCCCGGTGGTGGCGGCGCAGGCTTGGCGTACGCAACTGCTCCGGCGCGGCGGGGCCGCGGCCCTGGAACGCATGCTCGCGCGCCTGCACGCGCCGTCGCTGGCGGCGCTGCTGGCGACGCTGGTGCTGCTGTTCGGCTTCCAGGGCGAGCAAATCCTGGCCCAGCCGCTGGTCATCGCCCTGCTGGCGGTGCCGATCCTGATCCAGGTGTATTTCAACTCCGGGCTGGCCTACCTGCTCAACCGCCGCTTCCGTGTGGCGCATTGCGTGGCCGGTCCCTCGGCGCTGATCGGGGCCAGCAACTTCTTCGAACTCGCCGTGGCCGCCGCCATCAGTCTGTTCGGCTTCCAGTCCGGCGCGGCGCTGGCGACAGTGGTGGGAGTGCTGATCGAAGTGCCAGTCATGCTCTCCGTCGTCAAAATCGTCAACGCCAGCCGCGGCTGGTACGAAGCCAGGCCGGGTATTCCCGGTTACGCTGAATGCTGCCCGGCCATCCACATCGCCCGATAA
- the arsC gene encoding arsenate reductase (thioredoxin), whose protein sequence is MHQRKTKILFLCTGNSCRSQMAEGWANHLGRDRVEAMSAGIEAHGKNPRAIAVMREAGVDISHQESTRVTPEMLASADLVVTVCGHADEHCPVLPPGVQKKHWPLEDPAKATGTEDEIMKKFRATRDEVKGRVENLIGGLKP, encoded by the coding sequence ATGCACCAACGCAAGACAAAAATCCTGTTTCTCTGCACCGGCAATTCCTGCCGCTCGCAGATGGCCGAGGGCTGGGCCAATCATCTGGGCCGGGACCGGGTCGAGGCCATGTCCGCCGGCATCGAGGCGCATGGCAAGAACCCGCGCGCCATCGCGGTCATGCGCGAGGCCGGCGTGGACATCTCGCACCAGGAATCCACGCGCGTGACACCGGAGATGCTGGCGTCGGCCGATCTGGTCGTGACCGTCTGCGGTCATGCCGACGAACATTGCCCCGTTTTGCCGCCCGGCGTGCAGAAAAAACACTGGCCGCTGGAAGACCCGGCGAAAGCGACCGGCACCGAAGACGAGATCATGAAAAAGTTCCGCGCCACACGCGATGAGGTCAAAGGCCGGGTCGAGAATCTGATCGGCGGGCTGAAGCCATGA
- a CDS encoding sulfurtransferase: protein MKTTFRTNVFLIVALLCLLAPAGVRAADFLVNAEWLEQHIQDPKLVVLEVRYHPHRYSTVGHIPGAVQVQRFKDLGDNFGHPTMRFPVREAFQATLRAWGVNNDSTLVIYDDSMTALASRLYYLLELYGFDMRRVKILNGGALGWTAFNKLSKEPAKRPRGNVTLKPANRKMAVEWTGVYSDVVARRDPGIVLLDARPRDMYSGKLVQHSIQGGHIPGAINIVSLEGVDGQNQAWKAADELAALYRDVPKDKTVYAYCHDGFRSTLAWLQLKTLGYRDVRVYNGGWDDWGNNLSLPVVVGDKPYDGDFDL, encoded by the coding sequence GTGAAAACAACATTCCGAACAAATGTATTTCTGATCGTCGCGCTGCTGTGCCTGCTGGCGCCGGCCGGCGTCCGGGCGGCGGATTTCCTGGTAAACGCCGAATGGCTGGAACAGCACATTCAGGATCCGAAACTCGTGGTGCTGGAGGTGCGTTACCACCCGCATCGTTACTCCACGGTCGGGCACATTCCGGGCGCGGTGCAGGTGCAGCGCTTCAAGGATCTGGGCGACAACTTCGGACATCCGACCATGCGCTTTCCCGTGCGCGAGGCGTTCCAGGCGACGCTGCGCGCCTGGGGCGTCAACAACGACTCGACCCTCGTGATCTACGACGACTCGATGACGGCGCTCGCCTCGCGACTCTATTATCTGCTCGAGCTGTATGGCTTCGACATGCGGCGCGTGAAAATCCTCAACGGCGGCGCCCTCGGCTGGACCGCGTTCAACAAGCTGTCGAAAGAGCCGGCTAAGCGCCCGCGCGGCAACGTCACGCTCAAGCCGGCCAATCGCAAAATGGCGGTCGAGTGGACCGGCGTCTACAGCGACGTGGTGGCGCGGCGCGATCCCGGCATCGTGCTGCTCGACGCGCGCCCGCGCGACATGTACAGCGGCAAGCTGGTGCAGCACTCGATCCAGGGTGGACACATTCCCGGAGCAATCAATATCGTGAGTCTAGAAGGCGTGGATGGCCAGAACCAGGCCTGGAAAGCAGCGGACGAACTGGCGGCGCTCTACCGCGATGTGCCGAAAGACAAAACCGTCTACGCCTACTGCCACGACGGCTTCCGTTCCACCCTCGCCTGGCTGCAACTAAAGACCCTCGGCTATCGTGACGTGCGCGTGTACAACGGCGGCTGGGACGACTGGGGCAATAATCTGTCGCTGCCGGTGGTCGTGGGCGACAAACCCTACGATGGAGATTTCGATCTGTGA
- a CDS encoding OsmC family protein, translating into MLEYGVNAERLDAHGSLASCKEAELLLDTDVDGRMDAFNPAELLLAALAGCMIKGIERVTPMLHFKLRGVEITLRGVRQDSPPKMASVEYTLTVDTDENDRRLELLHQNVMKYGTVYNTLAAGTTITGTIRRAAGKKS; encoded by the coding sequence ATGCTTGAATACGGTGTCAACGCTGAACGACTGGACGCGCACGGGAGCCTCGCCTCCTGCAAGGAAGCGGAGCTGTTGCTCGATACCGACGTCGACGGGCGCATGGATGCCTTCAACCCGGCCGAGCTGCTGCTGGCCGCGCTCGCCGGGTGCATGATCAAGGGCATCGAGCGGGTCACACCGATGCTGCATTTCAAGCTCCGTGGCGTCGAGATTACGTTGCGCGGCGTGCGCCAGGACTCCCCGCCCAAAATGGCCAGCGTCGAGTACACGCTGACCGTGGATACCGACGAGAACGACCGGCGCCTGGAGTTGCTGCACCAGAACGTAATGAAGTACGGCACGGTGTACAACACGCTGGCGGCCGGCACCACCATCACCGGCACTATCCGGCGCGCCGCCGGGAAAAAGTCATGA
- a CDS encoding alkaline phosphatase family protein: MAKSTFGILLLGLLFAAPGFARDIETVLIVSIDALHPDALSKKTSPTLHALMRPGRYTLEGKSVDPPKTLIAHTAMLTGLTPEENGKTDNNWKPGMPTVAKPTLFDDAKRRGFRTAFYYAKPKLGYLVSKAVDKHALARDDGVDQTLAFFAKDGRRFVFLHVSGLENAGTDYGWLSPEYLDELSYIDMALAPLFEAVSKRGAHLIVVTSDHAGHGRLHGTRDPEDYKLPLILAGGQEFTPLPPGTYLITGLRSTVQQILAADEAPAVAAKMRHGVLVR; the protein is encoded by the coding sequence ATGGCAAAGAGTACGTTCGGGATCCTGTTGCTCGGTTTGCTGTTCGCCGCGCCGGGGTTTGCCCGCGATATCGAGACCGTGCTCATCGTTTCGATCGATGCCCTGCATCCCGACGCGCTAAGCAAAAAGACCTCGCCGACGCTGCACGCCCTGATGCGGCCGGGGCGTTACACCCTGGAAGGAAAGAGCGTCGACCCGCCGAAGACCCTGATCGCGCACACAGCGATGCTGACGGGACTCACGCCGGAGGAAAACGGCAAAACCGACAATAACTGGAAGCCGGGGATGCCGACGGTGGCGAAACCGACGTTGTTTGACGACGCCAAGCGGCGCGGATTCCGCACGGCCTTCTATTACGCCAAGCCGAAACTCGGCTATCTGGTCAGCAAGGCGGTGGACAAGCATGCGCTGGCGCGGGACGACGGCGTCGACCAGACCCTTGCCTTCTTCGCAAAGGACGGCAGGCGTTTTGTTTTCCTGCACGTGAGCGGGCTCGAAAACGCGGGCACGGACTACGGCTGGCTCTCGCCGGAATATCTCGACGAGCTTTCTTACATCGACATGGCGCTGGCGCCGCTGTTCGAGGCCGTCAGCAAACGCGGCGCGCACCTGATCGTGGTAACGAGCGATCACGCCGGGCATGGGCGGCTGCACGGCACCCGTGATCCCGAGGACTACAAGCTTCCGCTGATCCTGGCCGGTGGGCAGGAGTTTACCCCGCTGCCGCCCGGAACCTATCTCATCACTGGGCTGAGAAGCACGGTGCAGCAAATTCTTGCGGCCGACGAAGCGCCGGCCGTAGCGGCAAAGATGCGCCACGGGGTCCTTGTCCGTTAG
- a CDS encoding thioredoxin family protein, which translates to MKHIKVLGTGCANCKATVKLIEDAARARGVAVDLEKVENIADIMAYGVMSTPGVVIDGKVVHAGGVPDMKKVENWL; encoded by the coding sequence ATGAAACACATCAAGGTACTCGGCACCGGCTGCGCCAACTGCAAGGCCACCGTGAAACTCATCGAGGACGCGGCGCGCGCCAGGGGCGTCGCGGTCGATCTGGAAAAGGTCGAGAACATCGCCGACATCATGGCCTATGGCGTCATGTCCACGCCCGGCGTGGTGATCGACGGCAAGGTGGTGCACGCCGGCGGCGTGCCGGACATGAAAAAGGTGGAGAACTGGCTGTGA
- a CDS encoding c-type cytochrome, which yields MSTLARHTAAALLVLGLAATGCSATGAGDPARGEQLHAVCLPCHGTSLYTSPQRKIKSLSALRQEVARWGDYYNPTLSEQDVDDVTAYLNTHFYKF from the coding sequence ATGAGCACTTTGGCACGACATACAGCAGCGGCGCTGCTCGTGCTCGGCTTGGCGGCGACCGGCTGCTCCGCCACCGGAGCCGGTGACCCGGCGCGCGGCGAGCAGCTGCACGCAGTGTGCCTGCCCTGCCACGGCACCAGTCTGTACACCTCGCCGCAGCGCAAGATCAAGTCACTGTCGGCGTTGCGCCAGGAGGTGGCGCGCTGGGGCGATTACTACAACCCGACCTTGTCGGAACAGGATGTCGACGATGTCACCGCCTATCTCAACACGCATTTTTACAAATTCTGA
- a CDS encoding permease yields the protein MFEALANWIVYDLAGMRDTALGAALHFFVMDVTKILVLLTLVIYVMGLLRAMLAPERVREFIRSRSNVSARFMAVGLGAVTPFCSCSSIPLFIGFVEAGIPLGVTLSFLIASPMINEVAIVVLASVIGWQTTAIYVATGLTVAFVGGFVIERFRPERWVEEYVWKIHVGEAQRAAPDVSLKGRHEYALAQVREIVGRIWKFVLIGVGVGALIHGYVPQDFVARIAGDGGFLSVVGAVAVGVPLYSDAVGIIPIAEVLLQKGVPLGTVLAFMMAVTALSLPEMVILRKVAKWPLLGVFTGYLATAFVIVGLLFNQLGVTS from the coding sequence ATGTTCGAAGCCCTCGCCAACTGGATCGTCTACGACCTCGCCGGCATGCGGGACACGGCTCTCGGCGCGGCGCTGCATTTCTTCGTCATGGATGTAACCAAGATCCTGGTGCTGCTGACGCTGGTGATTTACGTCATGGGCCTGCTGCGCGCCATGCTGGCACCGGAACGGGTGCGCGAGTTCATCCGCTCGCGCTCGAACGTCTCGGCGCGTTTCATGGCGGTCGGGCTCGGGGCGGTGACGCCGTTCTGCTCCTGCTCGTCGATTCCGCTGTTCATCGGTTTCGTCGAGGCCGGCATCCCTCTGGGCGTAACGCTGTCGTTCCTGATCGCGAGCCCGATGATCAACGAGGTCGCGATCGTGGTGCTGGCATCGGTGATTGGCTGGCAGACGACCGCGATCTATGTCGCCACCGGCCTGACCGTGGCCTTCGTCGGCGGCTTCGTGATCGAGCGCTTTCGCCCCGAACGCTGGGTCGAAGAATACGTCTGGAAAATCCACGTGGGCGAGGCGCAACGCGCAGCACCTGACGTCTCGCTCAAGGGCCGGCATGAATACGCCTTGGCGCAGGTGCGCGAGATCGTCGGCCGCATCTGGAAGTTTGTCCTGATCGGCGTCGGCGTCGGTGCCCTGATTCACGGTTACGTGCCGCAGGATTTCGTGGCGCGTATCGCCGGCGATGGCGGATTCCTCTCGGTCGTCGGCGCCGTGGCGGTCGGGGTGCCACTCTATTCCGACGCTGTCGGCATCATCCCGATCGCCGAAGTGCTGCTGCAAAAGGGTGTACCGCTCGGCACCGTGCTGGCCTTCATGATGGCGGTAACGGCGCTGTCGCTGCCGGAAATGGTGATCCTGCGCAAGGTCGCGAAGTGGCCGTTGCTCGGGGTGTTCACCGGCTACTTGGCCACGGCCTTCGTGATCGTGGGCCTGCTGTTCAACCAGTTGGGGGTAACGTCATGA
- a CDS encoding metalloregulator ArsR/SmtB family transcription factor has translation MMVTVENFFPLLADPTRLRCLLLLATEGELCVCELTHALKESQPKVSRHLATLREAGIVSDRREGLWIHYRLNPDLPAWSREILTTASQANAAAKPLAQDRKRLRGAPTRPPVRCCA, from the coding sequence TTGATGGTTACCGTCGAAAACTTCTTCCCGCTCCTGGCCGACCCGACGCGTTTGCGTTGCCTGCTGCTGCTGGCCACGGAAGGCGAGTTGTGTGTCTGCGAACTGACCCATGCACTCAAGGAATCCCAGCCCAAGGTCTCGCGTCATCTGGCCACGCTGCGCGAGGCCGGGATCGTCAGCGACCGGCGCGAGGGACTGTGGATCCACTATCGTCTCAATCCTGATTTACCGGCCTGGTCACGCGAAATTCTGACCACCGCGAGCCAGGCCAATGCCGCGGCCAAACCCTTGGCGCAGGACCGCAAGCGCCTGCGCGGCGCGCCGACCCGGCCGCCGGTGCGCTGCTGCGCCTGA
- a CDS encoding phosphate-starvation-inducible PsiE family protein — translation MPTERVSTADDGDRWLQLADRFYLVLVRSLTGLAIIALCAWMGAGVIALVLDLRQVLASGWASVAERAIIDTLIMLALLEVIRTLQSYLKLGRVRVTFILDTALVVLIGELMGLWFREYAPEKVLLGLGVILVLVGLRIVTTRFSPETTGDAR, via the coding sequence ATGCCAACAGAGCGCGTGTCGACAGCCGACGATGGCGATCGTTGGCTTCAGCTTGCCGACCGGTTTTACCTCGTGCTGGTGCGCTCGCTTACGGGACTCGCGATTATCGCGCTGTGCGCCTGGATGGGCGCGGGCGTGATTGCGCTCGTCCTCGACCTGCGCCAGGTGCTGGCGAGCGGCTGGGCCAGCGTCGCCGAGCGCGCCATCATCGATACGCTGATCATGCTGGCGCTGCTCGAAGTCATACGCACCCTGCAGTCCTACCTCAAGCTCGGGCGCGTGCGCGTCACCTTCATCCTCGACACCGCGCTGGTGGTGCTGATCGGTGAGCTCATGGGCCTGTGGTTCCGCGAGTACGCGCCCGAGAAGGTGCTGCTCGGGCTCGGTGTCATCCTGGTACTGGTCGGACTGCGCATCGTGACGACGCGCTTCTCGCCCGAAACCACTGGCGACGCACGTTAG
- a CDS encoding alkaline phosphatase PhoX produces MKHVPLLKPCMFAVAMATAFAPFAAQADDDADFGLKVEQLLKAQSEKLFGVEKPLEASAPPTVGPYRTPLQPPYDQALVAHGLKVEYLTREAANATDMMAFYPAQNPTHLISCIEGGRQFLIDGGMPNVYDAGDKLNPSVQRINLDNGAVETILRGMTSCDGIRATAWGTILATEETSSGGAYEIFNPLGVTEQTVIDRASGTVTDPANIAKRTALPTMAWEGLAVLPTGVVIAGDELRPGTGGADRDGGAIFKFVPAMPRLVSGPLANLSESPLAAGSVYAMQVSCVNNNQQYGQGCEIGNAAWVAVNAATARSDADSAGATGYYRPEDLHQDPAYQDELNLEAVRFCWTNTGNEEGANYAEVVCGVDRAPLTASNTQRTVAVNRFVEGDTDFNSFDNLEFQPKTGNVYVIEDHDNGDIFACLPDGMDRDIKTDGCVKILSVKDSSAEPTGFLFDASGTTAYVSIQHSNDANMPAADGYPTDDVLKITGFKLRGKKDAWQWW; encoded by the coding sequence ATGAAACATGTACCGCTGTTGAAACCCTGCATGTTTGCCGTAGCCATGGCCACGGCATTCGCCCCGTTCGCGGCCCAGGCCGACGATGACGCCGATTTCGGCCTCAAGGTCGAGCAACTTCTCAAGGCACAGTCCGAAAAGCTGTTCGGGGTGGAAAAGCCGCTCGAAGCCTCGGCCCCGCCCACGGTCGGACCGTACCGCACACCGCTTCAGCCACCCTACGACCAGGCACTGGTCGCCCATGGCCTGAAAGTGGAATACCTGACGCGCGAGGCCGCCAATGCCACCGACATGATGGCGTTTTATCCGGCGCAAAATCCGACCCATCTCATCAGCTGCATCGAAGGCGGACGCCAGTTCCTGATCGATGGCGGTATGCCAAACGTGTACGACGCCGGCGACAAGCTCAACCCGTCGGTACAGCGTATTAATCTCGATAACGGCGCGGTCGAGACCATCCTGCGCGGGATGACCAGTTGCGACGGCATCCGCGCCACGGCCTGGGGCACGATCCTCGCCACCGAGGAAACCTCGAGCGGCGGCGCCTACGAGATATTCAACCCGCTCGGCGTGACCGAGCAGACCGTGATCGACCGCGCCAGCGGCACGGTGACCGACCCGGCCAACATCGCCAAGCGCACGGCGCTGCCGACGATGGCCTGGGAAGGCCTCGCGGTGCTGCCGACCGGCGTGGTGATCGCCGGCGACGAGCTGCGTCCGGGCACGGGTGGCGCCGACCGCGATGGCGGCGCAATTTTCAAGTTCGTGCCGGCCATGCCGCGCCTGGTATCGGGACCCCTCGCCAACCTCTCCGAATCGCCTCTCGCGGCCGGATCGGTGTATGCCATGCAGGTCTCCTGCGTGAACAACAACCAGCAATACGGTCAGGGTTGCGAAATCGGCAACGCCGCGTGGGTAGCGGTCAACGCCGCCACCGCGCGCAGTGATGCTGATTCTGCCGGCGCCACCGGTTACTACCGGCCAGAGGACCTGCACCAGGATCCGGCGTACCAGGACGAGCTCAACCTGGAAGCAGTACGCTTCTGCTGGACCAACACCGGCAACGAGGAAGGCGCGAATTACGCCGAAGTCGTTTGCGGCGTGGACCGCGCTCCGCTCACCGCCAGCAATACCCAGCGCACGGTGGCGGTGAACCGCTTTGTCGAAGGCGATACCGATTTCAACTCCTTCGACAATCTCGAGTTCCAGCCCAAAACCGGCAACGTCTACGTGATCGAGGATCACGACAACGGCGACATTTTCGCCTGCCTGCCGGACGGCATGGACCGCGACATCAAGACTGACGGCTGCGTGAAAATACTGTCGGTGAAGGACAGCTCGGCCGAACCGACCGGCTTTCTGTTCGACGCCTCCGGCACGACCGCGTATGTCTCGATCCAGCACAGCAACGACGCCAACATGCCGGCGGCTGACGGCTATCCGACCGACGATGTGCTGAAGATCACCGGCTTCAAGCTCCGCGGCAAGAAGGATGCCTGGCAGTGGTGGTAA
- the phoR gene encoding phosphate regulon sensor histidine kinase PhoR: MPQTIWREIWILVGIAITSLVLGLITGRLFLIAAIGFGLYIFFTLRHLQRLRHWLRNRQQAEIPDAGGLWGDVFDEIRQLMKQTENREDRLNDMLTRFQSAAAAMPDAMVILSQESDIEWANPSAGRLFGIRYPRDAGTRLFNLLRDPDFVQYLQHGDYSELLEIDSPENSEIKLSIQVTPFGSLQKLVIGRDVTRLARLEQMRRHFVANVSHELRTPLTVLGGFVETLGHMDQIRMEDLKKYLATMQEQAVRMQRLVDDLLMLSKLETAAPRTHDETVDVTALLAGLKEQAELLSGEQHHVITVETDKSLRLLGSREELLSAFSNLVNNAVRYTPAGGRIALAWKAAPDGSACFSVSDTGEGIALEHVPHLTERFYRVDTARSRASGGTGLGLSIVKHVLLRHDARLDIESEPGVGSTFTCVFPTARARRVDHPVSGIA, translated from the coding sequence GTGCCGCAAACCATCTGGCGTGAAATCTGGATTCTGGTTGGCATCGCCATCACCAGCCTCGTGCTCGGTCTCATCACCGGCCGCCTTTTCCTCATCGCCGCCATCGGTTTCGGTCTCTACATCTTTTTCACGCTGCGCCATTTGCAGCGGCTGCGGCACTGGCTGCGTAACCGCCAGCAGGCTGAAATTCCCGATGCCGGGGGTCTGTGGGGCGACGTGTTCGACGAAATCCGCCAGCTCATGAAGCAGACGGAAAACCGCGAGGACCGGCTGAACGACATGCTGACCCGGTTCCAGAGCGCCGCCGCGGCCATGCCGGATGCGATGGTCATCCTGTCGCAGGAAAGCGATATCGAATGGGCCAACCCCTCCGCCGGACGCCTGTTCGGCATCCGCTACCCGCGCGATGCCGGCACGCGCCTGTTCAACCTGCTGCGCGATCCCGATTTCGTTCAATACCTGCAACACGGCGACTATTCCGAACTGCTGGAGATCGACTCTCCGGAAAACAGTGAAATCAAGCTCTCGATCCAGGTCACCCCGTTCGGCAGCCTGCAAAAGCTCGTGATCGGACGCGACGTCACACGCCTCGCGCGCCTCGAACAGATGCGCCGCCATTTCGTCGCCAACGTCTCGCACGAATTGCGCACGCCGCTCACCGTGCTCGGCGGTTTCGTCGAGACCCTGGGCCATATGGACCAGATACGCATGGAGGATCTGAAAAAATACCTTGCGACCATGCAGGAACAGGCCGTACGCATGCAGCGGCTGGTGGACGATCTGCTCATGCTGTCGAAACTGGAGACCGCGGCGCCGCGCACCCACGACGAAACCGTGGACGTAACGGCGCTGCTGGCCGGGCTCAAGGAACAGGCGGAGCTGCTGAGCGGCGAGCAGCATCATGTCATCACCGTCGAGACTGACAAATCGCTGCGACTGCTTGGAAGCCGCGAGGAGCTGCTCAGCGCGTTTTCCAACCTGGTCAATAACGCCGTGCGCTACACCCCGGCCGGCGGCCGCATCGCGCTCGCCTGGAAGGCGGCGCCGGACGGGAGCGCCTGTTTCAGCGTCAGCGACACCGGCGAAGGCATTGCGCTCGAGCACGTCCCGCATCTCACGGAGCGCTTCTACCGCGTGGACACGGCGCGCTCGCGCGCTTCGGGCGGCACCGGCCTCGGCCTGTCCATCGTCAAGCACGTGTTGTTGCGTCACGATGCCCGTCTCGATATCGAGAGCGAACCCGGGGTCGGCAGCACCTTCACCTGCGTCTTTCCCACCGCCCGCGCACGGCGCGTCGACCACCCCGTTTCCGGCATCGCCTGA
- the phoB gene encoding phosphate regulon transcriptional regulator PhoB translates to MRGKILIVDDEPAIRQMVCLALAQASYDCLEAGDTAEARTKILADKPDLILLDWMLPKVSGMDYARQLRREKLTEDIPVIMLTARTEEEDKVRGLDSGVDDYITKPFSTRELLARIRALLRRTSPHAAELAVETGGLSLDPVTHRVTAANKALSLGPTEFRLLHFFMTHPERVHSRERLLNDVWGNNVYVEERTVDVHIRRLRKILTPTGHDRLIQTVRGTGYRFSAQD, encoded by the coding sequence ATGCGCGGTAAAATCCTCATAGTCGACGACGAACCTGCCATCCGGCAGATGGTGTGCCTGGCGCTGGCCCAGGCCAGCTACGACTGTCTCGAGGCCGGCGACACCGCCGAGGCCCGGACAAAAATCCTGGCCGACAAACCCGACCTGATCCTGCTCGACTGGATGCTGCCGAAGGTCAGCGGCATGGATTACGCCCGCCAGCTGCGGCGCGAAAAGCTGACCGAGGATATCCCGGTCATCATGCTGACCGCGCGCACCGAGGAGGAGGACAAGGTCAGGGGGCTCGACAGCGGCGTGGACGATTACATCACCAAGCCGTTTTCCACGCGCGAGCTGCTGGCCCGCATCCGGGCATTGCTGCGGCGCACCTCGCCGCACGCGGCGGAACTGGCCGTCGAGACCGGCGGGCTGTCGCTGGATCCGGTGACACACCGGGTCACGGCGGCGAATAAAGCCCTCAGCCTGGGTCCGACCGAATTCCGCCTGCTGCACTTCTTCATGACCCATCCCGAGCGTGTGCACAGCCGCGAGCGCCTGCTGAACGACGTGTGGGGCAACAACGTGTACGTCGAGGAACGCACGGTGGACGTGCATATAAGACGTCTGCGCAAAATACTGACTCCCACAGGCCACGACCGGCTGATCCAGACCGTACGCGGCACCGGTTATCGCTTCTCGGCGCAGGACTGA